The following are encoded in a window of Microbacterium sp. LWO13-1.2 genomic DNA:
- a CDS encoding extracellular solute-binding protein: MIKNRTRIAAAGLLAAGALALAACSEGAAPSAEALDPANVPEGETTITVWSFLPDNYDGGAEAYEAVIAAFQDKYPQVTVELTTMPYPTYFDQVRNATVARKGADVVTMYGGAQAYSYRNGLYPLQDAMLPEVEENLKFLPENHSEDGNLYILPTGTYGYALLVNQELFAQAGLDPATSIADWDGLLSTCEQLHAKGIQPFASGWKDGYMFETFMYMISSQLMDKETLDSWVAGDVPVDDELFTKGTQYILDMNDAGCFGGDENLGVNMYDDAFNQYYAGTAAMFAMGSLSTASTASETVPSTTVMRLPQVPDSQYEELIDAGAEAGWAVTKWTKSPEASAAFVNFLASAEAQEILWNAVGVPPNVKNLEVEGTTDIQKAYLPLMQADENHTGFASFPLSVLAVYERNAAPLIGGDLTIDEFTEQAQSAYDKSK, translated from the coding sequence GTGATCAAGAACAGGACCCGCATTGCAGCGGCCGGCTTGCTGGCGGCCGGCGCTCTCGCGCTCGCCGCATGCTCCGAGGGCGCAGCGCCCAGCGCCGAAGCGCTCGACCCGGCGAACGTGCCCGAGGGGGAGACCACGATCACCGTGTGGTCCTTCCTCCCTGACAATTACGACGGCGGAGCCGAGGCCTACGAGGCGGTGATCGCCGCCTTCCAGGACAAGTACCCGCAGGTGACCGTCGAACTGACCACCATGCCGTACCCGACATACTTCGATCAGGTGCGAAACGCCACCGTCGCGCGCAAGGGTGCCGATGTCGTCACGATGTACGGCGGAGCGCAGGCCTACAGCTATCGCAACGGCCTCTACCCGCTGCAGGATGCGATGCTTCCGGAGGTCGAGGAGAACCTGAAGTTCCTCCCGGAGAACCACTCGGAGGACGGCAACCTCTACATCCTCCCCACCGGCACCTACGGCTATGCGCTGCTGGTGAATCAGGAGCTCTTCGCACAGGCGGGCCTGGACCCGGCCACGTCGATCGCCGACTGGGACGGCTTGCTCTCGACGTGTGAGCAGTTGCACGCCAAAGGCATCCAGCCGTTCGCTTCCGGCTGGAAGGACGGCTACATGTTCGAGACGTTCATGTACATGATCTCCAGCCAGCTCATGGACAAGGAGACGCTGGACAGCTGGGTCGCCGGCGATGTTCCGGTCGACGACGAGCTCTTCACCAAGGGCACGCAGTACATCCTCGACATGAACGACGCCGGATGCTTCGGCGGCGACGAGAACCTCGGCGTGAACATGTACGACGACGCGTTCAACCAGTACTACGCGGGTACCGCTGCGATGTTCGCGATGGGGTCGCTCTCCACCGCGAGCACGGCGAGCGAGACGGTTCCGAGCACGACGGTGATGCGCCTTCCGCAGGTGCCCGACTCGCAGTACGAGGAGCTCATCGACGCGGGCGCCGAGGCAGGCTGGGCCGTCACCAAATGGACGAAGAGCCCTGAAGCATCCGCAGCCTTCGTGAACTTCCTCGCCAGCGCCGAAGCGCAGGAGATCCTGTGGAACGCCGTCGGCGTGCCGCCGAACGTGAAGAACCTCGAGGTCGAGGGCACCACCGACATCCAGAAGGCCTACCTGCCCCTGATGCAGGCCGACGAGAATCACACCGGCTTCGCATCGTTCCCGCTGAGCGTGCTCGCCGTCTACGAGCGCAACGCTGCCCCGCTGATCGGCGGCGACCTGACGATCGACGAATTCACCGAGCAGGCGCAGTCCGCCTACGACAAGAGCAAATGA
- a CDS encoding MFS transporter, giving the protein MQFSRGHLIDLTPLRASPAFARMWVGSLLTGIGGQLTIVTVMLHVFDLTGSTLAVSMIAVAGLVPMVVAGLYGGMLADAFDRRKVALIAASIAFCATALLAALTWAGAETIWWLYALSMIIAATNSVGFATRTAIVPRLIPLDQLAAASALNGISFGITVMAGPALAGLLVALTGFGWTYTIDVILMTSMFLGLWALPALRPEGETVRPGLASLVDGWRFLRRAGNIRMQYLLDIIAMTFGQPLALFPALGTLLLGGGAVTTGILTAAVAVGTFTSSLFSGRVVQYRWHGRGITRAIQAYGATIALFGVVLLIGAFTPGTSETSPNIILIVCACIALALSGAADNVSSIYRNTMMQAAVPDAMRGRLQGVFIIVVAGGPRVGALYAGVLATATSLWFPPLLGGFLVIALVAMLARTNPRFRGYDALNPEP; this is encoded by the coding sequence GTGCAGTTCTCCCGCGGGCATCTCATCGACCTCACTCCCCTGCGGGCCTCCCCGGCCTTCGCCCGGATGTGGGTCGGCTCGTTGCTGACCGGCATCGGCGGCCAGCTCACGATCGTCACCGTGATGCTGCACGTGTTCGATCTCACCGGCAGCACCTTGGCGGTCTCGATGATCGCCGTCGCCGGACTGGTGCCGATGGTCGTGGCTGGCCTCTACGGAGGGATGCTGGCTGACGCGTTCGACCGACGCAAAGTCGCGCTGATCGCCGCATCGATCGCCTTCTGCGCCACGGCACTTCTGGCGGCGCTCACCTGGGCCGGCGCCGAGACCATCTGGTGGCTGTACGCACTCAGCATGATCATCGCCGCGACGAACTCGGTCGGCTTCGCCACCCGAACCGCCATCGTGCCGCGACTCATCCCCCTCGACCAGCTGGCCGCCGCATCCGCTCTGAACGGAATCTCCTTCGGCATCACGGTGATGGCGGGCCCTGCACTCGCGGGGCTGCTCGTCGCGCTCACCGGCTTCGGGTGGACGTACACGATCGACGTCATCCTGATGACGTCGATGTTCCTCGGCCTATGGGCCCTGCCGGCGCTGCGCCCGGAGGGCGAGACCGTGCGCCCAGGGCTGGCATCCCTTGTCGACGGGTGGCGGTTTCTGCGCCGAGCCGGCAACATCCGGATGCAGTACCTGCTCGACATCATCGCGATGACCTTCGGGCAGCCGCTCGCCCTCTTCCCCGCCCTCGGTACGCTGCTGCTGGGCGGAGGGGCCGTCACGACGGGAATCCTGACGGCAGCGGTCGCCGTCGGGACGTTCACGTCCAGCCTGTTCTCGGGCCGCGTGGTGCAGTACCGCTGGCATGGCCGCGGCATCACCCGTGCGATTCAGGCCTACGGCGCAACGATCGCCCTGTTCGGAGTAGTGCTGCTGATCGGCGCGTTCACGCCCGGCACATCCGAGACCTCGCCGAACATCATCCTCATCGTGTGCGCGTGCATCGCGCTCGCACTCTCGGGCGCCGCAGACAACGTCAGCTCGATCTACCGCAACACGATGATGCAGGCCGCGGTCCCCGACGCGATGCGCGGCCGCCTGCAGGGTGTCTTCATCATCGTGGTCGCCGGTGGACCTCGCGTCGGAGCCCTCTACGCCGGGGTTCTCGCCACGGCGACGTCGCTGTGGTTCCCCCCACTGCTGGGCGGATTCCTGGTCATCGCACTCGTAGCGATGCTTGCCAGGACGAACCCGCGTTTCCGCGGCTACGACGCACTGAACCC
- a CDS encoding adenosylhomocysteinase has product MDVTQDSRSGDPNVGRAQIEWVRRHSPVLDGFVRRRISDGSLEGKRIAVVVHLEAKTAFLATVLADAGAEVIVAGSNPRTTRGDVVEALRERGLTVVAEPDGDYDSWERELLIAADHAPEYIIDDGAELTMRMSQYRPELFAGLRGVSEETTTGTARLHRMHEAGRLPFPALTANDARCKHLFDNKFGTGQTTVQAMLRLTNRQIAGAGFCVVGYGYVGRGIAQYAKAMGARTSVIEVDPVRALEAFMDGHAVGAARDVLPDATFVVTGTGGMRAIGERDLPFLRHDVVLANAGHHDLEVDVDALAAAASAISSPREQIDTYRIGDRDLHVLSGGALVNIAGGSGHPVEIMDLTFAVQGIGAHHLVTAGLEPGVHIIPAELDDAIAAAKLASLGVELDPMRAEQEDDAADWLSEGIAP; this is encoded by the coding sequence ATGGATGTCACACAGGATTCGCGCTCGGGAGACCCGAACGTCGGACGGGCGCAGATCGAATGGGTGCGCCGCCACTCGCCGGTGCTGGACGGGTTCGTCCGTCGGCGCATCTCCGACGGATCGTTGGAAGGCAAGCGGATCGCCGTCGTGGTGCATCTCGAAGCCAAGACAGCTTTCCTCGCCACCGTGCTCGCGGATGCCGGAGCCGAGGTGATCGTCGCCGGCAGCAATCCGCGCACCACCCGAGGTGATGTCGTCGAGGCCCTCCGCGAACGCGGACTCACCGTCGTCGCTGAACCTGATGGCGACTACGACTCCTGGGAGCGAGAGCTGTTGATCGCAGCCGACCACGCACCGGAGTACATCATCGACGACGGCGCCGAGCTGACGATGCGCATGAGTCAGTACCGCCCCGAGCTGTTCGCAGGACTCCGCGGAGTCTCGGAGGAGACGACAACGGGGACGGCGCGTCTGCACCGCATGCACGAAGCCGGGCGGTTGCCGTTCCCGGCGCTCACGGCGAACGACGCACGCTGCAAGCACCTCTTCGACAACAAGTTCGGCACCGGGCAGACCACGGTGCAGGCCATGCTTCGCCTGACGAACCGTCAGATCGCCGGAGCCGGATTCTGCGTGGTGGGCTACGGGTACGTCGGCCGCGGTATCGCGCAGTACGCCAAGGCGATGGGAGCTCGCACCAGCGTGATCGAAGTCGACCCGGTGCGCGCCCTGGAAGCGTTCATGGACGGCCACGCCGTCGGCGCCGCCCGGGATGTGCTGCCGGACGCGACCTTCGTGGTCACCGGCACCGGAGGGATGCGAGCGATCGGCGAGCGCGATCTGCCGTTCCTCCGGCACGACGTCGTCCTGGCCAACGCCGGTCACCACGATCTCGAAGTCGACGTCGATGCACTCGCCGCCGCGGCGTCCGCCATCTCCTCGCCTCGAGAGCAGATCGACACATATCGAATCGGCGATCGCGATCTTCACGTCCTGTCCGGGGGAGCGCTCGTGAACATCGCCGGCGGGAGCGGGCATCCGGTCGAGATCATGGACCTCACGTTCGCGGTTCAGGGTATCGGCGCACATCACCTGGTGACCGCTGGTCTCGAGCCGGGCGTGCACATCATTCCCGCCGAGCTCGACGACGCGATCGCAGCTGCGAAGCTCGCGAGCCTGGGCGTGGAGCTCGACCCGATGCGGGCGGAGCAGGAAGACGACGCGGCCGACTGGTTGAGCGAAGGGATCGCACCATGA
- the rpsO gene encoding 30S ribosomal protein S15, producing MPLESDAKKAIMEEYATHPGDTGSPEVQVAMLTQRIKDLTEHLKEHKHDHHSRRGLFLMVGQRRRLLGYLQDIDIARYRSLIERLGLRR from the coding sequence ATGCCACTCGAATCTGACGCCAAGAAGGCGATCATGGAAGAGTACGCGACGCACCCCGGTGACACCGGATCCCCCGAGGTGCAGGTCGCAATGCTGACGCAGCGCATCAAGGACCTCACCGAACACCTCAAGGAGCACAAGCACGACCACCACTCGCGTCGTGGCCTGTTCCTCATGGTGGGTCAGCGCCGTCGTCTGCTCGGCTACCTCCAGGACATCGACATCGCGCGTTACCGCTCGCTGATCGAGCGTCTTGGGCTTCGCCGCTGA
- a CDS encoding carbohydrate ABC transporter permease — MSIRTQRRVRTTIAALITIPFIVPFVFLIGTALRTREDYIAAPGGIPKAFTLDNIIEAWFEADLGRALLNSLLVCLVACTVCTTTALAGAFWFRVHQGRVADGLRWLLVSAYAIPMIAWLIPVFVILAGGGATDNLVVAGLINGVASLPFALYLVHTFFRQVLTPELFEAATLDGAGLGRIFRSIAVPLALPAIASVVALVFVWTFGDLLVSATLLQGDPSVYPIPLAATSLSTREDVNLQGQAAAALVALLPTLVVFAVAQKALAKGFGGVSDK, encoded by the coding sequence ATGAGCATCCGTACCCAGCGCCGCGTCAGGACGACCATCGCCGCGCTCATCACGATTCCGTTCATCGTGCCGTTCGTTTTCCTGATCGGCACTGCCCTGCGCACGCGCGAGGACTACATCGCCGCCCCTGGCGGCATCCCGAAGGCGTTCACCCTCGACAACATCATCGAGGCATGGTTCGAAGCCGATCTCGGCAGGGCGCTCCTGAACTCGCTGCTGGTGTGTCTGGTCGCGTGCACCGTCTGTACGACGACCGCCCTCGCCGGCGCGTTCTGGTTCCGCGTGCATCAGGGTCGCGTCGCCGACGGCCTGCGCTGGCTGCTGGTCTCCGCCTACGCGATTCCGATGATCGCCTGGCTGATCCCGGTGTTCGTGATCCTCGCGGGTGGCGGGGCCACCGACAACCTGGTCGTCGCCGGGCTCATCAACGGCGTCGCCAGTCTGCCGTTCGCGCTCTACCTCGTGCACACGTTCTTCCGTCAGGTGCTCACACCGGAGCTGTTCGAGGCTGCGACGCTCGACGGAGCCGGACTCGGACGCATCTTCCGCTCCATCGCGGTGCCGTTGGCGCTTCCGGCCATCGCGTCGGTGGTGGCGCTCGTGTTCGTCTGGACGTTCGGCGACCTGCTCGTATCCGCCACGCTTCTTCAGGGAGATCCTTCGGTGTACCCGATCCCGCTCGCAGCCACCTCGCTGTCCACTCGGGAAGACGTCAATCTGCAGGGGCAGGCCGCTGCGGCGCTCGTAGCGCTCCTGCCGACACTGGTCGTCTTCGCCGTCGCGCAGAAGGCGCTGGCGAAGGGCTTCGGAGGAGTCAGTGACAAGTGA
- a CDS encoding LacI family DNA-binding transcriptional regulator: MDASRPRRPTLADVAALAGTSTAVVSYVVNDGPRAVSAVTKERVEQAIAELGYRRNALAGALSAGRADLIGLLVPDSANAFFSELARHLEGAARQRGLLTLLGNTGYSVSAERDYLHTFSDLRPRGIVIATISDSPELAIDCPRVYVHSAPAETASPSVVIDDEDSAAVAVRHLIDHGHTAVHCITGPTDFGPAGRREAGWRRAMRAAGYDTTGLVHPMPFDRLGAEEATTALFNSPSPPSAIFAATDEQAIGVLRAAALCGLRVPEDVAIIGFDGIREALAGSTRLTTVAVPLAELAAVVVDALDGGAPAAHVLHATLSIGETCGSHADDGSPIARPTSG; this comes from the coding sequence GTGGATGCATCCCGTCCGCGGCGACCGACGCTGGCCGATGTCGCCGCTCTCGCAGGAACTTCGACCGCCGTCGTCAGCTATGTCGTCAACGACGGTCCCCGCGCGGTCTCCGCCGTGACGAAGGAGCGCGTCGAGCAGGCCATCGCCGAGCTCGGCTATCGACGCAATGCCCTGGCCGGTGCGCTCAGCGCCGGACGCGCCGACCTCATCGGGCTGCTCGTTCCGGACTCGGCCAACGCGTTCTTCAGCGAGCTCGCCCGGCATCTGGAGGGTGCGGCTCGACAGCGAGGGCTGCTCACACTCCTCGGAAACACCGGCTACAGCGTCAGCGCGGAGCGCGACTATCTCCACACCTTCTCCGACCTGCGCCCGCGCGGCATCGTGATCGCGACCATCTCCGACTCCCCCGAGCTCGCCATCGACTGCCCCCGTGTGTACGTGCACTCGGCCCCGGCGGAGACGGCGAGCCCGAGTGTCGTCATCGACGATGAAGATTCCGCGGCCGTCGCGGTGAGGCATCTCATCGACCACGGGCACACAGCGGTGCATTGCATCACAGGTCCGACCGATTTCGGGCCGGCCGGACGCCGAGAAGCAGGCTGGCGTCGAGCGATGCGTGCGGCGGGGTATGACACGACCGGTCTCGTTCACCCGATGCCGTTCGACCGTCTCGGCGCCGAAGAGGCGACGACCGCCCTCTTCAACAGCCCTTCGCCGCCGAGCGCGATCTTCGCCGCCACGGACGAGCAGGCGATCGGTGTACTGCGGGCCGCGGCGCTGTGCGGGCTGCGAGTCCCGGAAGACGTCGCGATCATCGGCTTCGACGGCATCAGGGAAGCACTGGCCGGAAGCACTCGCCTCACCACGGTCGCCGTGCCGCTCGCAGAGCTCGCGGCCGTCGTCGTCGACGCGCTCGATGGCGGCGCGCCGGCGGCCCATGTGCTGCACGCGACGCTGTCGATCGGCGAGACCTGCGGGTCGCATGCGGACGACGGATCTCCGATCGCGCGCCCGACGTCAGGCTGA
- a CDS encoding sugar ABC transporter permease has product MTNPASQIGEGAITRPSRSTRARARRGTPILSGNLLFLLPVLALEVGVFFAPLIYLAFRSFYDWQPGGVSTFIGVGNYTELFADPEFWQVVGNQLFYLLGLPLWVIAPLVVAYLLREHVARPGLWRSIYFLPAVMSPAIVGLVFRSLLSTKGPLDSFLTDIGWHALALPWLTDQDLVKPVIIVLVLWAGFGTGVLIFSAALGAVPQEIFEASRLDGAGFWQEFWHIAAPAIRPTVVLWTMFQVISIFLFMFSWIYVLTGGGPGLASTTLDFAIYQKFMRFGFFGSAAAESVVLVLMIVLVPVLGILVPKLIRRVIGQKATA; this is encoded by the coding sequence ATGACGAACCCCGCTTCGCAGATCGGGGAGGGCGCCATCACGCGCCCTTCCCGATCGACGCGCGCCCGTGCGCGGCGAGGCACCCCGATTCTCAGCGGAAACCTGCTGTTCCTGCTGCCGGTGCTCGCGCTCGAGGTCGGGGTGTTCTTCGCCCCGCTGATCTACCTCGCCTTTCGGTCCTTCTACGACTGGCAGCCGGGAGGAGTGTCGACGTTCATCGGCGTCGGCAATTACACGGAGCTCTTCGCCGATCCCGAGTTCTGGCAGGTGGTCGGCAATCAGCTGTTCTATCTCCTCGGACTTCCGCTGTGGGTGATCGCCCCGCTCGTCGTGGCCTACCTGCTGCGTGAACACGTCGCCCGACCCGGTCTGTGGCGATCGATCTACTTCCTGCCCGCGGTGATGTCTCCGGCGATCGTCGGTCTGGTCTTCCGATCGCTGCTGTCCACCAAAGGGCCGCTCGACAGCTTCCTCACCGATATCGGCTGGCACGCTCTGGCGCTCCCGTGGCTCACGGACCAGGACCTCGTCAAGCCCGTCATCATCGTTCTCGTACTGTGGGCAGGGTTCGGAACGGGAGTGCTCATCTTCTCCGCCGCGCTCGGCGCCGTGCCGCAGGAGATCTTCGAGGCCTCGCGCCTGGACGGCGCCGGGTTCTGGCAGGAGTTCTGGCACATCGCAGCTCCTGCCATCCGACCGACCGTGGTGCTGTGGACCATGTTCCAGGTGATCTCGATCTTCCTGTTCATGTTCTCCTGGATCTACGTGCTCACGGGAGGCGGACCGGGCCTCGCCAGCACGACGCTCGACTTCGCGATCTACCAGAAGTTCATGCGCTTCGGCTTCTTCGGCTCCGCAGCGGCGGAATCCGTCGTGCTGGTGCTGATGATCGTGCTCGTACCGGTGCTCGGCATCCTCGTGCCGAAGTTGATCCGGCGCGTCATCGGGCAGAAGGCGACGGCATGA
- a CDS encoding adenosylhomocysteinase, translating into MSTFEERARAGAGRIAWAGRGMPVLRGISVRLAESGALKGHRIGVGLVLEPKTANLALALRDAGAEVSVYCSGRSTDQETADALAAEGLAVFAEEGVGDERDLELAREYLGTAPDIILDDGASIIRLAHREFPALVGSLLGAAEETTSGVRPLRAMHDDGALRIPVVAVNDAKTKYLFDNVYGTGQSCVMTLLDVTNLQIAGRTVVVVGYGWVGKGVALHAAALGARVVVTELDPIKALQALHDGYRVMSLADAAPTAEVVFAATGIAGAVTAAHVDQMPDGVILCTAGGGAFELPMPELDALGTADSVRAGVTQYTRADGTTVLVISEGDCLNCTDGEGNPIEVMDLSLSLQALAAELIATTAKDWGVGVHPLPEALEQAVAIARLAHEGASLEPMTDDLAAAMRSW; encoded by the coding sequence ATGAGCACGTTCGAAGAGCGGGCGCGTGCCGGAGCCGGACGGATCGCCTGGGCAGGCAGAGGGATGCCGGTGCTCCGCGGGATCTCGGTACGCCTCGCCGAGTCTGGAGCACTCAAAGGACACCGCATCGGAGTAGGGCTGGTACTCGAGCCGAAGACCGCGAACCTCGCGCTCGCTCTGCGCGATGCCGGGGCGGAGGTCAGCGTGTACTGCTCGGGTCGGTCAACAGACCAGGAGACCGCAGATGCCCTCGCCGCAGAAGGGCTCGCCGTGTTCGCGGAGGAAGGCGTCGGCGATGAGCGAGACCTGGAACTCGCCAGGGAGTACCTCGGTACCGCGCCCGACATCATCCTCGACGACGGCGCATCGATCATCCGTCTCGCGCACCGCGAGTTCCCCGCCCTCGTCGGCAGCCTCCTGGGGGCTGCGGAGGAGACCACGAGCGGTGTGCGCCCGTTGCGGGCGATGCATGACGACGGCGCGCTGCGCATCCCCGTGGTCGCGGTCAACGATGCCAAGACCAAGTACCTCTTCGACAACGTGTACGGCACCGGCCAGTCGTGCGTGATGACCCTGCTCGACGTGACGAACCTGCAGATCGCCGGACGCACGGTCGTCGTCGTCGGATACGGCTGGGTGGGCAAGGGTGTAGCCCTTCACGCGGCTGCGCTCGGCGCGCGCGTCGTCGTCACCGAACTCGACCCCATCAAGGCGTTGCAGGCACTGCACGACGGGTACAGGGTGATGAGCCTTGCCGACGCAGCGCCGACCGCGGAGGTGGTCTTCGCTGCGACCGGGATCGCCGGAGCCGTCACCGCTGCGCATGTGGACCAGATGCCGGACGGCGTCATCCTCTGCACGGCAGGTGGTGGCGCGTTCGAGCTTCCGATGCCGGAACTGGATGCTCTCGGGACAGCGGATTCCGTTCGCGCCGGTGTCACCCAGTACACCCGTGCCGACGGCACGACGGTCCTCGTCATCAGCGAGGGCGACTGCCTGAACTGCACGGACGGTGAGGGAAACCCGATCGAGGTGATGGACCTCTCGCTTTCGTTGCAGGCTCTGGCGGCCGAACTCATCGCGACGACGGCGAAGGACTGGGGCGTGGGTGTCCACCCGCTTCCCGAGGCACTCGAACAGGCGGTCGCCATCGCCCGCCTGGCTCACGAGGGAGCATCCCTCGAACCGATGACAGATGACCTCGCTGCCGCGATGCGCAGCTGGTGA
- a CDS encoding amidohydrolase family protein, protein MTSEVYAADWVVPVVAAPIRDGAVVVEDGRIAWIGPQADLPRRWTDAPRQRGVIVPGLVNAHTHLQYTGFREIGAGSYTSFEEWSFVFGELYDAVEPASWHEAAREGARLAIASGTTVFAEIVTDTPARGALPECGVGGIEYLEAIGQFDRIWREGGRADFLAWLEEPTDARRGISPHAAYSLDGSVVTDLVRIAADRGLRVHSHLGESFAEADFYRHGDRTVLGAYGDLRDEFELVRKGGVGHTTGEYADAIGLLSETTHVAHAIYLDRAERDLLLARGTQVALCPRSNRVIGLAEAPVAAYLAEGHEISVGTDSLASSPSLDLMEDVRELAAIARKQGYTDSDLAERLVRAATLGGAKAMGLADDGYGGLSVGGPADLALFDIAVEGTEVHEALVADGAGSCVLTVAGGREVFRASA, encoded by the coding sequence GTGACAAGTGAGGTCTACGCGGCGGACTGGGTGGTGCCGGTCGTCGCTGCTCCGATACGTGACGGCGCCGTCGTCGTCGAGGACGGGCGCATCGCCTGGATCGGTCCGCAGGCCGACCTTCCGCGCCGGTGGACGGATGCTCCGCGTCAGCGCGGCGTGATCGTGCCCGGTCTCGTCAACGCGCACACGCATCTGCAGTACACCGGATTCCGAGAGATCGGCGCCGGGAGCTACACGAGCTTCGAGGAGTGGTCGTTCGTGTTCGGCGAACTCTACGACGCGGTGGAGCCCGCGTCGTGGCACGAGGCCGCACGGGAAGGCGCACGTCTGGCGATCGCGTCCGGCACGACCGTGTTCGCCGAGATCGTCACCGACACCCCGGCGCGCGGGGCACTGCCGGAATGCGGCGTCGGCGGCATCGAGTACCTCGAGGCGATCGGCCAGTTCGATCGCATCTGGCGGGAGGGGGGCCGAGCCGATTTCCTGGCGTGGCTCGAGGAGCCGACAGATGCCCGTCGCGGGATCTCTCCGCACGCGGCATACAGTCTGGACGGATCCGTGGTCACCGATCTGGTGCGCATCGCGGCCGATCGCGGTCTCCGCGTGCACTCCCATCTCGGCGAGTCCTTCGCCGAGGCCGACTTCTATCGTCACGGCGACAGGACTGTCCTCGGTGCTTACGGCGACCTCCGTGACGAGTTCGAACTGGTCCGCAAGGGCGGCGTCGGTCACACGACCGGCGAATATGCGGATGCCATCGGACTGCTGAGCGAGACCACCCACGTCGCCCATGCGATCTACCTGGACCGGGCGGAACGCGACCTGCTTCTGGCCAGGGGAACGCAGGTCGCCCTCTGCCCGAGATCGAACCGGGTCATCGGTCTCGCCGAGGCGCCCGTCGCCGCTTACCTGGCGGAGGGGCATGAGATCTCCGTCGGGACGGATTCGCTCGCATCCTCTCCATCGCTCGATCTCATGGAAGACGTGAGAGAACTCGCAGCGATCGCCAGGAAGCAGGGATACACGGATTCCGACCTCGCGGAGCGACTGGTGCGCGCAGCGACGCTGGGCGGCGCCAAGGCCATGGGTCTCGCGGACGACGGCTACGGAGGGCTGTCAGTCGGCGGTCCCGCTGACCTGGCGCTGTTCGACATCGCCGTCGAGGGGACCGAGGTGCACGAGGCACTCGTCGCCGACGGCGCGGGAAGCTGCGTCCTCACCGTCGCCGGTGGGCGAGAGGTCTTCCGCGCCTCAGCCTGA
- a CDS encoding transcriptional regulator, which yields MPTDPQPTRSPHPRTRLDDNFASPIRFSLMASLDEAIELDFGTLADILQVGDSALSKAIAHLHEAGYVIVRKGIVGSRPRTWVRATADGSNAFGGHLQALREIVELGGRQLPS from the coding sequence ATGCCGACTGACCCGCAGCCGACGCGCTCGCCGCACCCGCGAACGCGCCTGGACGACAACTTCGCCAGTCCCATCCGGTTCTCATTGATGGCCTCCCTGGACGAGGCCATTGAACTCGATTTCGGAACGCTCGCCGACATCCTCCAGGTCGGGGACTCCGCGCTCAGCAAGGCGATCGCACACCTGCATGAGGCAGGCTACGTGATCGTCCGCAAAGGAATTGTCGGCAGCCGACCACGCACGTGGGTACGTGCCACTGCTGACGGATCGAACGCGTTCGGCGGTCACCTGCAGGCGCTCCGCGAGATCGTCGAACTGGGTGGCCGACAGTTGCCCTCGTGA